A genome region from Primulina eburnea isolate SZY01 chromosome 9, ASM2296580v1, whole genome shotgun sequence includes the following:
- the LOC140841676 gene encoding peroxisomal membrane protein PEX14 isoform X2, with protein MSNPSDVPPSSKDEKLTNPVSQVLQPAVDSQDAKIAAIRESPPSAFVNSEPIREDQVENAVKFLSHPKVMGSPVMYRRSFLEKKGLTKEEIDEAFRRVPDSTPAAATFQPVVTTQDGRINSSSNVQQQAPTQITQPSQILPLGSISETGKLSRFHWSYALFAVGFLAASGFGTIVLFKNAIVPRLKSWICKVVMEEEEGRMKKNDTKPSVAEEAVGAAKAAAAAAADAARASQEIMISKGEEKRCFEALINLLNIQVQEMKSMGTVIQKLELGRSSVNGKIIIEEQADHPVQTISRQPYTNGSADVDSRSVRSLSPPPPKQPSVAPHPKSYMEILEMIQRGEKPSNIREINDAPPNPNQPLSNPRLAPKPKPWEANQAQNSSTNALLTQERISYSSNYEFLNKESNGAGTVPRWQQNNVRITEMGDGEGQKVGSSAVSGVEKGVRRSWVPPQPPPVAMPEAAAAIRQAKKSSFQQEQLTDDQALARSLYMTNDMKGTTVISESGDVVEASVERSSELQMGESGLSLES; from the exons ATGTCGAATCCATCTGATGTTCCCCCGAGTTCTAAAGACGAAAAGCTCACTAACCCag TTTCACAGGTGCTACAACCAGCTGTTGATAGTCAGGATGCCAAGATAGCAGCTATAAGGGAGAGCCCTCCTTCAGCTTTTGTGAACTCAGAACCAATTCGAGAGGATCAAGTGGAAAATGCGGTGAAGTTTCTTTCACATCCCAAGGTTATGGGATCTCCAGTCATGTACAGAAGGTCATTTCTTGAGAAGAAGGGACTCACAAAGGAGGAAATAGATGAAGCCTTTCGGCGCGTTCCT GATTCAACCCCAGCTGCTGCAACCTTTCAGCCCGTTGTCACTACTCAAG ATGGCCGGATAAATTCTTCATCAAATGTTCAACAGCAAGCTCCAACACAAATTACACAGCCTTCACAGATTCTACCCTTGGGCAGTATTTCAGAAACCGGAAAACTATCTCGATTCCACTGGTCGTATGCACTCTTTGCCGTAGGCTTTTTGGCTGCTTCAGGTTTTGGGACAATTGTATTATTCAAG AACGCGATTGTTCCCAGATTGAAGTCTTGGATTTGCAAGGTTGTAATGGAAGAAGAGGAGGGTCGGATGAAGAAAAATGATACGAAACCAAGTGTGGCTGAAGAAGCAGTAGGTGCTGCCAAAGCTGCTGCGGCggcagcagctgatgcagccCGTGCTAGCCAGGAGATAATGATATCAAAAGGAGAAG aGAAGAGATGCTTTGAAGCGCTTATCAATTTGTTAAATATACAAGTACAGGAGATGAAATCTATGGGTACTGTTATACAAAAGTTAGAACTTG GGCGGAGTAGTGTTAATGGAAAAATAATCATTGAGGAACAAGCTGATCACCCAGTGCAGACCATTTCAAGG CAACCTTATACCAATGGCAGCGCAGACGTTGATTCACGCTCAG TGAGATCTTTGTCACCTCCTCCACCTAAGCAGCCCTCTGTTGCCCCTCATCCGAAGTCGTATATGGAG ATTTTGGAAATGATACAAAGAGGGGAGAAACCATCAAACATCAGG GAGATCAACGATGCACCACCAAATCCGAATCAGCCATTATCCAATCCTCGTTTAGCTCCGAAACCTAAG CCTTGGGAAGCAAATCAAGCACAGAACAGCTCAACCAACGCTCTTCTTACTCAAGAAAGAATCAGTTATAGCTCAAATTATGAGTTTCTAAACAAGGAGTCGAATGGAGCCGGCACGGTTCCTAGGTGGCAGCAAAATAACGTAAGAATAACAGAGATGGGAGATGGAGAAGGGCAGAAAGTTGGATCTTCAGCTGTTTCAGGTGTTGAAAAAGGGGTTAGAAGATCGTGGGTACCTCCCCAGCCACCACCTGTTGCGATGCCCGAAGCAGCTGCAGCCATACGACAGGCAAAGAAATCGTCTTTCCAGCAAGAACAACTGACGGATGATCAAGCACTGGCTCGTTCTTTGTATATGACTAATGACATGAAGGGGACTACCGTAATCTCCGAGTCTGGTGATGTCGTCGAGGCTAGTGTTGAACGTTCGAGCGAGTTACAAATGGGGGAGAGTGGCCTGTCCTTGGAGTCTTGA
- the LOC140840559 gene encoding uncharacterized protein yields MNYCEDPMAMGRVVCPKPRRVGPSNLNSFIMPLRIRLRNDVEASDSIPGGELLDIIIRKDYKAEQCAALASSPPFFFGSPPCRAANPVVQDSHFGVEINRASKCFSPTDPAPPSLAHPKVEFEIKQAAIRVEGFDCQSSRVAMA; encoded by the exons ATGAATTATTGCGAAGACCCGATGGCGATGGGTCGGGTTGTTTGCCCCAAGCCCCGCAGGGTCGGGCCATCCAACCTCAATTCCTTCATAATGCCGTTGAGGATTCGCTTACG TAATGATGTCGAGGCGTCTGATTCGATACCTGGGGGTGAATTGCTGGACATAATTATTCGCAAG GACTATAAAGCAGAACAATGTGCTGCTTTAGCATCATCTCCTCCGTTCTTCTTTGGATCGCCTCCATGCAGAGCCGCAAATCCTGTGGTGCAAGATTCCCATTTCGGGGTTGAGATTAATCGAGCCTCCAAATGTTTTTCCCCAACAGATCCAGCTCCTCCATCATTAGCTCATCCCAAAGTCGAGTTTGAGATAAAACAAGCTGCCATAAGAGTGGAAGGTTTTGACTGCCAAAGTTCTCGTGTTGCCATGGCATGA
- the LOC140841674 gene encoding mannose-6-phosphate isomerase 1-like — translation MDKIELNSMGVDDSGIVKLRCSVKNYDWGKLGKESTVARLYASNSGEEQIEDDHAYAEFWMGTHESGPSYAILVEADEVVTNGDSEEEGGSKRNGCGLVSLKDWIGKNPSVLGDKVLRKWGANLPFLFKVLSVAKVLSIQAHPDKKLAEVLHKQQPGVYKDDNHKPEMALALTEFEALCGFISLEELKCVLHNVPEIIEVVGSAYAEEILQANEQDGEKRLKEILQSLFTGLMSVSNAVISEVISKLTSRLNLKREVRELTEKEELVLLLEKQYPGDIGVIAAFLFNYVKLKPGEALYLGANEPHAYIAGECVECMATSDNVVRAGLTPKNRDVQTLCSMLTYKQGFPKILSGVPTNPYTMKYIPPFDEFEVDRCILPQETSIILPPSPGPSIFMVISGNGKMSTESSEELITEGTVLFTPANTEVNIVTISGLHLYRAGVNSSFFSETVISSSI, via the exons ATGGATAAAATTGAGTTGAACAGCATGGGTGTTGATGATTCAGGAATCGTTAAACTCAGGTGTTCTGTCAAAAATTATGACTGGGGTAAGCTTGGGAAAGAATCGACTGTGGCGCGATTGTATGCCAGCAATAGTGGAGAGGAGCAGATCGAGGATGATCATGCGTATGCTGAGTTCTGGATGGGAACCCACGAATCGGGCCCTTCGTACGCCATATTGGTAGAAGCGGATGAAGTGGTTACTAATGGTGATTCGGAGGAAGAAGGTGGGAGTAAGAGGAATGGTTGTGGTTTAGTGAGTTTGAAGGATTGGATTGGGAAAAACCCTAGTGTGCTGGGGGATAAGGTATTACGGAAGTGGGGGGCTAATCTGCCTTTTCTTTTTAAG GTACTTTCAGTGGCAAAGGTACTATCAATACAGGCTCATCCAGATAAGAAGTTGGCTGAAGTCCTGCATAAACAACAGCCAGGAGTGTACAAGGATGATAATCATAAACCTGAGATGGCTTTGGCTTTGACCGAGTTCGAGGCATTGTGCGGGTTTATCAGTCTTGAG GAACTTAAGTGTGTTCTTCATAATGTACCAGAAATTATTGAAGTGGTAGGCAGTGCATATGCAGAGGAAATATTACAAGCGAACGAACAAGATGGAGAGAAGAGGTTAAAAGAAATCTTGCAATCCCTATTTACTGGACTTATGTCAGTCAGCAATGCTGTGATATCTGAAGTAATATCCAAGTTGACGAGTCGATTGAATTTGAAACGGGAG GTGAGGGAGCTGACAGAGAAGGAGGAGCTAGTCTTACTGCTCGAGAAGCAATATCCTGGAGACATAGGTGTCATAGCCGCCTTCTTGTTTAATTATGTGAAACTTAAACCAGGTGAAGCCCTATACTTGGGAGCTAATGAACCTCATGCATACATAGCTGGTGAATGTGTTGAGTGCATGGCAACATCAGACAATGTTGTGCGCGCCGGCCTTACGCCAAAGAACCGGGATGTCCAAACTCTGTGTTCCATGCTTACATACAAACAG GGTTTTCCAAAAATTCTATCTGGGGTCCCTACAAATCCTTATACAATGAAATACATTCCTCCTTTCGATGAATTTGAGGTCGATAGATGCATTCTTCCTCAAGAAACTTCAATTATTCTTCCTCCCTCCCCTGGTCCTTCCATTTTCATGGTAATTTCAGGTAATGGAAAAATGTCCACTGAATCATCTGAAGAACTAATTACCGAAGGTACTGTGCTGTTTACACCTGCAAACACTGAGGTCAACATAGTAACTATTTCTGGTTTGCACTTATATCGAGCAGGAGTCAACAGTAGTTTTTTTAGTGAAACAGTTATTTCTTCGTCGATCTAG
- the LOC140841676 gene encoding peroxisomal membrane protein PEX14 isoform X1, which yields MSNPSDVPPSSKDEKLTNPVSQVLQPAVDSQDAKIAAIRESPPSAFVNSEPIREDQVENAVKFLSHPKVMGSPVMYRRSFLEKKGLTKEEIDEAFRRVPDSTPAAATFQPVVTTQVDGRINSSSNVQQQAPTQITQPSQILPLGSISETGKLSRFHWSYALFAVGFLAASGFGTIVLFKNAIVPRLKSWICKVVMEEEEGRMKKNDTKPSVAEEAVGAAKAAAAAAADAARASQEIMISKGEEKRCFEALINLLNIQVQEMKSMGTVIQKLELGRSSVNGKIIIEEQADHPVQTISRQPYTNGSADVDSRSVRSLSPPPPKQPSVAPHPKSYMEILEMIQRGEKPSNIREINDAPPNPNQPLSNPRLAPKPKPWEANQAQNSSTNALLTQERISYSSNYEFLNKESNGAGTVPRWQQNNVRITEMGDGEGQKVGSSAVSGVEKGVRRSWVPPQPPPVAMPEAAAAIRQAKKSSFQQEQLTDDQALARSLYMTNDMKGTTVISESGDVVEASVERSSELQMGESGLSLES from the exons ATGTCGAATCCATCTGATGTTCCCCCGAGTTCTAAAGACGAAAAGCTCACTAACCCag TTTCACAGGTGCTACAACCAGCTGTTGATAGTCAGGATGCCAAGATAGCAGCTATAAGGGAGAGCCCTCCTTCAGCTTTTGTGAACTCAGAACCAATTCGAGAGGATCAAGTGGAAAATGCGGTGAAGTTTCTTTCACATCCCAAGGTTATGGGATCTCCAGTCATGTACAGAAGGTCATTTCTTGAGAAGAAGGGACTCACAAAGGAGGAAATAGATGAAGCCTTTCGGCGCGTTCCT GATTCAACCCCAGCTGCTGCAACCTTTCAGCCCGTTGTCACTACTCAAG TAGATGGCCGGATAAATTCTTCATCAAATGTTCAACAGCAAGCTCCAACACAAATTACACAGCCTTCACAGATTCTACCCTTGGGCAGTATTTCAGAAACCGGAAAACTATCTCGATTCCACTGGTCGTATGCACTCTTTGCCGTAGGCTTTTTGGCTGCTTCAGGTTTTGGGACAATTGTATTATTCAAG AACGCGATTGTTCCCAGATTGAAGTCTTGGATTTGCAAGGTTGTAATGGAAGAAGAGGAGGGTCGGATGAAGAAAAATGATACGAAACCAAGTGTGGCTGAAGAAGCAGTAGGTGCTGCCAAAGCTGCTGCGGCggcagcagctgatgcagccCGTGCTAGCCAGGAGATAATGATATCAAAAGGAGAAG aGAAGAGATGCTTTGAAGCGCTTATCAATTTGTTAAATATACAAGTACAGGAGATGAAATCTATGGGTACTGTTATACAAAAGTTAGAACTTG GGCGGAGTAGTGTTAATGGAAAAATAATCATTGAGGAACAAGCTGATCACCCAGTGCAGACCATTTCAAGG CAACCTTATACCAATGGCAGCGCAGACGTTGATTCACGCTCAG TGAGATCTTTGTCACCTCCTCCACCTAAGCAGCCCTCTGTTGCCCCTCATCCGAAGTCGTATATGGAG ATTTTGGAAATGATACAAAGAGGGGAGAAACCATCAAACATCAGG GAGATCAACGATGCACCACCAAATCCGAATCAGCCATTATCCAATCCTCGTTTAGCTCCGAAACCTAAG CCTTGGGAAGCAAATCAAGCACAGAACAGCTCAACCAACGCTCTTCTTACTCAAGAAAGAATCAGTTATAGCTCAAATTATGAGTTTCTAAACAAGGAGTCGAATGGAGCCGGCACGGTTCCTAGGTGGCAGCAAAATAACGTAAGAATAACAGAGATGGGAGATGGAGAAGGGCAGAAAGTTGGATCTTCAGCTGTTTCAGGTGTTGAAAAAGGGGTTAGAAGATCGTGGGTACCTCCCCAGCCACCACCTGTTGCGATGCCCGAAGCAGCTGCAGCCATACGACAGGCAAAGAAATCGTCTTTCCAGCAAGAACAACTGACGGATGATCAAGCACTGGCTCGTTCTTTGTATATGACTAATGACATGAAGGGGACTACCGTAATCTCCGAGTCTGGTGATGTCGTCGAGGCTAGTGTTGAACGTTCGAGCGAGTTACAAATGGGGGAGAGTGGCCTGTCCTTGGAGTCTTGA
- the LOC140841675 gene encoding small ribosomal subunit protein eS7-like: protein MYTALQKIHKDKDAEPSEFEETVAQALFDLENTNQEIKSDLKDLYINSALQVDVSGGKKAVVIHVPYRLRKVFRKIQPRLVRELEKKFSGKEVVLIATRRIVRPPKKGSAVQRPRTRTLTAVHEAMMEDVVYPAEIVGKRIRYRLDGSKIMKVFLDPKSKNDTESKLETFAGVYRKLSGKEVIFEFPVTEA, encoded by the exons ATGTACACTGCATTGCAAAAGATTCACAAGGACAAGGATGCTGAGCCCTCAGAATTTGAGGAGACTGTTGCTCAG GCTCTGTTTGATTTGGAGAACACAAATCAAGAAATTAAGAGTGACTTGAAAGACCTCTACATCAACTCTGCGTT GCAAGTTGATGTATCTGGTGGGAAGAAGGCTGTTGTGATCCATGTTCCTTACCGATTGAGAAAAGTTTTCCGTAAGATCCAACCTAGGCTGGTGAGGGAGCTTGAGAAGAAGTTCAGTGGAAAG GAAGTGGTTCTAATTGCTACCAGAAGAATTGTGCGTCCCCCGAAGAAGGGCTCTGCCGTCCAGAGGCCACGTACACGTACTCTTACGGCTGTGCATGAGGCCATGATGGAGGATGTTGTTTATCCTGCCGAGATTGTTGGAAAACGCATCAGATATAGGCTTGATGGATCAAAGATTATGAAG GTATTTTTGGATCCCAAGTCTAAGAATGACACTGAAAGTAAGTTGGAGACATTCGCTGGAGTATACCGAAAGCTTTCAGGGAAAGAAGTTATCTTTGAATTTCCAGTAACAGAGGCATGA